CAAGTCATCGTCGTCCAGCGACTCGAGCTTCAGCAGCAGCGAACGAGAAAGAAGCGGAGCTACGACACTGAAACTCGGGTTCTCGGTCGTCGCCGCGACGAGCAGCACGGTGCGGTTTTCCACAGCGGCCAGAAGAGCGTCCTGTTGCGTCTTGGAAAACCGGTGAACCTCGTCGATGAAGAGGACAGTTCTCTCGCCGCGGATGAGGTCGCGCCGTGCCTCATCGATGACAGCGCGCACCTCTTTCACCCCGGACGACAGCGCCGACAAGGCAACGAAGTTCTGGCCCATCGCCTTCGCGATCAGGGACGCGATAGTCGTCTTTCCGGTCCCTGGAGGTCCGTACAAAATGACGGAGGCGGCACCGGAGCCCTCGATAAGCCTGCGCAACGGCTTGCCCTCGCTGAGCAGATGTTTCTGCCCCGCGACCTCGTCCAACGTTTGGGGACGCATCCGGGCGGCAAGCGGCGCCGAGGATCCCGCTTCGAAAAATGCGGTGCCCCGGTTGCCCGTATTAGCCCCGCGCTCGGGCTCCGACCCGGCGGCGGCAAAGAGACCGTCTTGTTCCATCGCTACCGCAACCGTTGTGCCACGTCCGTGGCGAACTGCGAGACCACCCGATATGCCGGGTCTGCGCCGCTGTCGGAAAACGCCGCGAGCGACTCAAACGTTTCCCTCAGATCGCGGCGCACAAGTTGCTCGTCGTCGGTGAACGGTCCCTCGGTGCGAGGGCGAAGTACCGCACCGGCGTTTCCCTCCACGGCTTCGCCGGCGGTGTAGAAGGCATATTCTTGCGGTTCGGTGTCGCGGACGTCCTCAATGCTCAAGCCAGCTGCGGCGAATTCCTCGGCCAGCGCGGGGTCGTCGGCAAGCATCGCGTGGAGCGGCTTCGGCTCAAGCATGGCGACACTGCTCATCGCCCAGCCGACGAGCGCGCTGGTGATCCGGGCCTGCAACGTGTCGGTGTTATCTACCGCCGGCCACAAGTTACGCACCTGCGCGCGCCACGAATCGATAAACGCTTTGGTGGCCTCCTCGTTGAACGACTGCGCGGCGAGGAACACCGGGAAACGCGCAACGACATACGCCACGTCGAAGGACACGTCGCGGAAGCCGGCAGACTCGTAGTCGAGAAAGTGGAACGTGTTGCCCGACCGGATCACGTTATCGGGTGCTAAGTCGAACGGGGTAAACGCCCGCATGCCTCCCCGCAGGAGCCGCCGCTCAATGTTGCCGGCAGTGAGGGTGACTTCGCCGGGGACTTCGATGCCGGCGTCGCGCATGATCCGCAGCCCAACCCGGATACGGTGTGCAAGCAGCCGGTCGCGCAGCCGTTGCAGCGGGGCGGCGTTGTCGCGTGAACGCGTCATCCGGTGCAACAGGACGTTGTAGGCGTCCTCTTCGTCTGCGGTGCCGGCGTGCATGCGGCCCAAGGCTGTGCCGAGAGCGCGCAGCAGCGCGACATGCTCGTCCGCGTCCGCCGCCTCCAACGCCTCGGCGAGCGTTTCGCCGTCGCCGGAGTCGGTCATGATGATGATCCGCTCCTGCGTGTCGTACCCCAACAGTGACGGTCCCGGCCGGTGCTTTTCGCTTAACGACGTGGCGAACTGGTAGGCCACGACCTCACGGAGAAACGCCGCATCGTCCAGCGCGAAACCAGTACGCGGTGCCTGTTTGATCACTACCGAACGGTGCTGGAAGAAGGGATTGGGCCGCACGCGGGCGCGCAGCACACTCGACGGGCCGGAGCCGTTGAGCCGCTCGATGTCGAACAGCGCCTGCTCCCCGCCGTAGCGGCGGGTGAGGATGTCCGCCGCCAGATCGACAATCGCCTCGTCGGTTTTAACGTCGAGCTGCATGCAATCCCCTTCACTTCGCGCCGCGCGGTCACTCACATCACGACGTGTTCACCGGCGACTAGTTCGCGTCGGCCGCGTCTGCGGCCTTGTTCTCCTCGTTCTTCTTCGGCTTGAAATCCACACCCGTCTCCTTGCGCTGCTCAGCCGGAATCGGCGCCGGAGCGTCCGTCAGCGGGTCAACGCCGCCGCCGGACTTCGGGAACGCGATGACGTCGCGAATGGACTCGAAACCGCCAAGCAGCGAGACGATGCGGTCCCAGCCGAAGGCGATACCGCCGTGCGGCGGTGCACCGTACTGGAATGCGTCGAGCAGGAAGCCGAACTTCTCCTCGGCCTCCTCGTCGGTGATGCCCATGACCTCGAACACGCGCTTTTGCACGTCGTGCTCGTGGATACGGATGGAGCCGCCACCGATCTCGTTGCCGTTGCAAACGATGTCGTATGCATAGGCCAATGCCTCGCCCGGGTTCTCTTCGAAGTTGTCCAGGTACTCCGGCTTCGGGGAGGTAAACGCGTGGTGCACGGCGGTCCACTTGGAGTGGCCAAGCGCCACGTCGCCCGACGCCGTGGCGTCTGCCGCCGGCTCGAACAGGGGCGCGTCGACGACCCACGTAAACGCCCAGTCGCCGTCCTTGATCAGGTCGAGCTTGCGGGCGATCTCGCCTCGGGCCGAGCCGAGCAGCGCGCGCGACGCCTTGGTCTCGCCTGCCGCGAAGAAGATACAGTCGCCCGGCCTTGCGCCGACGTGCTCTGCGATGCCGGCCTTTTCCTCATCGGTGATGTTCTTCGCCACCGGGCCGGTGAGTTCGCCATCCTCCTGCACGAGGATGTATGCGAGGCCCTTCGCGCCACGCTGCTTCGCCCACTCCTGCCAGGCGTCGAGCTGGCGGCGCGGCTGGGAAGCGCCACCTTCCATGACCACTGCACCGACGTACTCGGCATTGAACACGCGGAACGTGGTGTCCTTGAAGAATTCAGTGCACTCCACCAGCGGGATATCGAAGCGCAGGTCCGGCTTGTCGGAGCCGTACTTTTCCATCGCCTCCTTATAGGTCATGCGCGGAATCGGCGTCTGGATGTCGTAGCCGATGAGCTTCCACAGCTCGACCAGGATTTCCTCGGCGAGCGAGATGATGTCGTCCTGGTCGACAAACGAAGCCTCGACGTCGAGCTGGGTGAACTCCGGCTGACGGTCGGCGCGGAAATCCTCGTCTCGGTAGCAGCGCGCGATCTGGTAGTAGCGCTCCATGCCGGCGACCATGAGGAGCTGCTTGAACAGCTGCGGCGACTGCGGCAGTGCGTACCAGGAACCCGGCTTCAGGCGGGCTGGCACGAGGAAGTCGCGTGCGCCTTCCGGCGTCGAGCGGGTCAGCGTCGGAGTCTCGATCTCCGTGAAATCGTGGTTATCCAGCACTCGGCGGGCCGCCTGGTTCGCCTTGGAACGCAGACGAATCGCCTCAGCCTGACGCTCGCGGCGCAGGTCGAGATAGCGGTACTTCAGGCGGGTTTCCTCGCCGACCTCGGAAGACGATGCGTCCTCAATCTGGAACGGCAGCGCCGCCGCCTTGTTCAAAACCTTCAGGTCGGTGACGTTCACCTCGACCTCACCCGAGGCCAGGTTCGGGTTCGCGGAGCCTTCCGGACGCGGTTCGACCACGCCGGTGACCTGGACAACGAACTCGCTGCGCAGGTCGTGCGCGGCTTCGGCGACCTCGGACTCGCGGAAGACTACCTGCGCCAGACCAGAGCGGTCGCGCAGGTCGATGAAGATGACACCGCCGTGGTCGCGGCGGCGGGCAACCCAGCCAGTTAGCGTGACGGTTTGGCCGTCGAGTTCTTTGTTCAAGTTCCCCGCAAGGTGAGTGCGCAGCACGGTTACTTCCACGTCCTTCCACGTGATGGCGAATCTAACCTGGCAAAGTTTACCCGCCATGCCGACACGGTGCGCCCGCCCCCTACCACCCTGGACCCGCCGAATGCGAAAAGTGCACCAGATCCAACACTTGCGCCGGATCTTTGGCACAATTCTGCCCATGACTTTCAGAGGCGACTACGCACAAGGCCAGGGTGCCAACGTCAACACAAGCTCCGGCAGCGGCCGAGGCGGCGGAGGTTTAGGCAACGGCGCAATGATGCTACTTCCGCTCCTGCTGCGCGGAGGCGGCGGCGGTGCCGTCATCCTGGTGGTGCTTGGCCTGCTGTACTTCAGCGGCGCCTTCAACGGCATCCTCGGCGGGGGCGGAGATGAATCGCAGTCGCAATCCCAGGGCAACTACACGCTCGAGCACTGCCAGGAGGAGGGCTCGTCGAACGAGTACGACGACTGTCGCGCTGCGGCGACGTTTACCTCAGCGCAGAAGATTTGGGGCGACATCTTGCCGCAGCAGGCCAATGTGGACTTCCAGCCGGCGGAGATGACCATCTTCAAAAACAACGTCACCTCCGGCTGTGGTTTCGCCAGCGCTGACACCGGCCCGTTCTACTGCCCGCGCGACACGACCGCATACCTGGATGTGAGCTTCTTCGAGGATTTGGGCCAGCTGGGCGGCTCCAACGGCCCGCTCGCGCAGGAGTACGCAACCGCGCACGAGTACGGCCACCACATTCAAAACCTTGAGGGCACCCTCGGCTTGAGCGACTACAAGAACCCGGGCGCAGATTCGGCTGCTGTGGCGATTGAGTTGCAGGCAGATTGCTACGCGGGCATTTGGGCGAAGTACGCCTCCGAGGACGGTGTGCTTGAGCCGATTACCGACCAGCAGCTCCAGGAGGCTCTGCAAACCGCACAGTCCATCGGCGACGACAACATCCAGCGTCGCTCCGGCGGCGACGTCGACCCGGATGCGTGGACCCACGGCTCCTCCGAGCAGCGCGCCGAGGCGTTTAAGTCCGGATACGAGTCCGGCAAAATGGCGTCCTGCGACACGCTCAACCGCGGCGTGTACACGAGCTAGAGTCTTCTTCCACCCCACCTGATACACGGCACAGCGCTACAGTTGCCGGCATGAGTAATGTCGAGCAAAACCGCGCTGTGCCGTTTCTTGCTGCGTTCAACTCCATCGAGAAATTTCTTCGCGACGAACTCGACGCCAAACGTTCGGACTCGTTTTCCTGGATGGCCCGAATCGCTGCGAAGCACGGCGTTATCACCCGCGAACAGTCTGAAACGCTGCAGGAGTTCGCAGATTTGCGCAATGCGATTAGCCACGGCGAGTACGACGATCTGCGTCCGATCGCGGAGCCGCTTCCAGAGACCGTCGATGAGATCGAGCGGCTGCGCGACACCATTATCTCCCCCACTCTTGCTCTAGAAGTGGTGTCCAACCAGCGCGTTGTTTCCTTCTCCCCTGACACCGACATTCACGAGCCGCTTCAAACGATCGCCGAGGACGGTCTCGCGCAGTTTCCGGTCTACGACGGCGGCGAATGCGTCGGCCTGCTCACCACCAACGCCATCGCGCGTTGGGTCGCAGTGGAACTCACCGCGGACGACCGCATCCCTGCCACCACCGTCGGCGACGTGCTCCAGCACTGCGGCAAACTCGATCAGCCGATTTTCCTGCCCCGCACCGTCACCGCCGCCGGCGCCGTCGAGGCACTTAGCACCCCGCTCGACAGCGGCGCCGTGCCGCGTCTCGCGATCCTCACCGAGCACGGCAAGCCCACCCAAAAGCCGATATCAGTGCTTGCCGCGAGCGATATTCCGGCGCTTACGCAGGCACAATAGAGCATGTCGCTTGACGACGATCCCGTGTCGTCGCGTGCTGTAACATTCGCGCCATGTCAGCAAACTTTGTCAGCGTCGTAGACCTGTTCAGCATCGGCATCGGCCCGTCCTCATCACATACGGTGGGCCCAATGCGGGCGTCGATTGTGTTCGTCGACAAGCTAGACGCGTTGCCTGCGAAGGTGAGGATTGAATTGCGCGGCTCGCTCGCGGCAACGGGCGTCGGCCACGGCACCGACCGTGCGGCGCTGCTCGGCCTGGTCGGATACACACCGACGACCACGTCCGCCGACGTTGCGCCGAAACCTGGAGAACCCATCCCGAGCACCGGCACCATCACCGGACCTGACGGGACGGTGGAATACGAGCTGCGCTTCGATCCGGCTCCCGTGGCGGCACACCCGAACTGCCTCATCTTTGATGCCTGGGATGCCGAGGGCAACGTGCTTGCCGAGCGCGAGGATTACTACTCAGTTGGCGGCGGGTTTATCCAGGACCGCTGGGAGATGGAAGAACACCGCGACGAAACCGGTGTGGCTGCCGCGCGCGAGATCCCGTCGGTGCCCTACCCGTTCGACACCGCAGCCGAACTGATGCAGCGCTGCCGCGAGTCCGGCCTGACTGTCGCCGAGATCATGCGCGCGAACGAGGAGTCGATCCACGGCAAGGCGAAGCTCGATGCCCATCTCGATGCTGTGTGGGACGTCATGCAGGAGTGCGTGGCGCACGGTTTGAAGACGGAGGGCACACTGCCAGGCGGGTTGAACGTGCGGCGGCGCGCGAACCGCTTGCACCGGTTGCTCACCGCGGAGTACGAGGCGTCGTCGGCACGCGGACTGGACGCCATGGAGTGGGTGAACCTCTACGCGTTGGCGGTCAACGAGGAAAACGCTGCGCACGGTCAGGTGGTCACCGCACCGACGAACGGCGCCGCAGGCATCATCCCTTCGGTGATGCACTACTGCCGCGATTTCACTGACGACTTCGACGTTGTGCGGGCCCGCGAGTTTCTGCTCACCGCCGGCGCGATCGGCTCGATCATCAAAACAAACGCGTCTATTTCTGGCGCGGAAGTCGGTTGTCAGGGCGAGGTGGGTTCCGCGTCCTCGATGGCTGCGGCGGGCATGTGCGCGGTCCTCGGCGGGACGCCGGACCAGGTGGAAAATGCTGCGGAAATCGCGCTTGAACACAACCTTGGCTTAACGTGCGACCCGGTCGGCGGCCTCGTGCAGGTGCCGTGCATCGAACGCAACGCCATCGGTGGTGTGAAGGCCATCAATGCAGCGCGCCTGGCGAAGCTGGGCGACGGCACGAACATCGTCACCCTCGACGACGTGGTGGAAACCATGGCTGCCACCGGCCGCGACATGATGACGCAGTACAAGGAGACGTCCATGGGCGGCCTCGCGGTACAGCTCGGCCTTCCCGTGAACATCACGGAGTGCTAGGCCCGTGGCGGGCCTAGCATCTATTGCCCGATGGCACGCTTGACGGCCTCGGCGGAGAGCTCGACGGACTCCTGAGAGTGCGCATCGAGGTTCTTCACCGCAACTTCACCGGCCTCGAGCTCGCGCTCGCCGAGCACCAGCGCGAAGCGTGCGCCAGCCCGGTCGGCGCCCTTCATCGAGCCCTTCAGGCCGCGCTTGCCGTAGGCCATGTCGGCGCTGATGCCAGCGGCGCGTAGTTCGTCGATAAGCTTGCTCATGCGGTCGCGGGCTTCGTCGCCAATCGCGATGCCGAATACGTCGACTCGGTGCGCGGCCTCTTCGAGTTCCACACCTTCGGCCTCCAGCGCGAGGACGGCACGGTCGACGCCGAGGCCGTAGCCGATGCCCGACAGATCCGGCCCACCGATTTGCGCCATCAAACCGTCGTAGCGGCCACCGCCGCCGATACCCGACTGGGCGCCGAGACCGTCGTGAACGAACTCGAACGTGGTCTTCGTGTAATAGTCCAGACCGCGGACCATGCGTGGATTGATCTCGTACGGCACGCCAAACGCATCGAGTGCTGCGACGACGGTGTCGAAGTGGGCGCGGCAGTCGTCGCAAAGGTGATCCAGCATCAGCGGTGCATCCGCGGTCATCTCACGGACCGACTCGCGCTTGTCGTCGAGCACCCGCAGCGGGTTGATCTCCGCACGGTGGCGGGTTTCCTCGTCCAGCGGCAGGTCGAAGAGGAATTGCTGGAGCTTCTCGCGGTACGCCGGACGGCAGTTTTTGTCGCCCAGGCTGGTGATCTCGAGGCGGAAACCACTCAGCCCGATCGCACGGTAGCTGCGGTCTGCAAGTGCGATGACTTCCGCGTCGAGCAGCGGGTCGTCGATACCGATCGCCTCGATGCCAACCTGCTGGAGCTGGCGGTAACGGCCGGCCTGCGGGCGTTCGTAGCGGAAAAACGGCCCGTAGTAGTTCAGCTTCACCGGAAGGTAGCCGCGATCCATGTTGTGCTCGATGAACGCGCGCATCACACCCGCGGTGCCTTCCGGACGCAGCGTCACGGAGCGCCCGCCACGGTCCTCGAAGGTGTACATCTCCTTGCTCACCACATCCGTGGACTCGCCCACGCCGCGGGCAAACAAGGTGGTGTCCTCGAACACCGGCAGTTCAATGTGCTGGTAGCCGGCGAGCCGCGCCTGTCGGGCGAACTCGTCACGCACATGGATAAACGCACTCGATTCCGGCGGCACGTAATCGGGCACGCCCTTTGGCGCGGATAGCTTTTGAAACTGCTCGGTCTTGTTCTCACTCACGGGGCCCAAGTCTAACCAA
Above is a genomic segment from Corynebacterium lujinxingii containing:
- a CDS encoding phosphotransferase; its protein translation is MQLDVKTDEAIVDLAADILTRRYGGEQALFDIERLNGSGPSSVLRARVRPNPFFQHRSVVIKQAPRTGFALDDAAFLREVVAYQFATSLSEKHRPGPSLLGYDTQERIIIMTDSGDGETLAEALEAADADEHVALLRALGTALGRMHAGTADEEDAYNVLLHRMTRSRDNAAPLQRLRDRLLAHRIRVGLRIMRDAGIEVPGEVTLTAGNIERRLLRGGMRAFTPFDLAPDNVIRSGNTFHFLDYESAGFRDVSFDVAYVVARFPVFLAAQSFNEEATKAFIDSWRAQVRNLWPAVDNTDTLQARITSALVGWAMSSVAMLEPKPLHAMLADDPALAEEFAAAGLSIEDVRDTEPQEYAFYTAGEAVEGNAGAVLRPRTEGPFTDDEQLVRRDLRETFESLAAFSDSGADPAYRVVSQFATDVAQRLR
- the aspS gene encoding aspartate--tRNA ligase — translated: MLRTHLAGNLNKELDGQTVTLTGWVARRRDHGGVIFIDLRDRSGLAQVVFRESEVAEAAHDLRSEFVVQVTGVVEPRPEGSANPNLASGEVEVNVTDLKVLNKAAALPFQIEDASSSEVGEETRLKYRYLDLRRERQAEAIRLRSKANQAARRVLDNHDFTEIETPTLTRSTPEGARDFLVPARLKPGSWYALPQSPQLFKQLLMVAGMERYYQIARCYRDEDFRADRQPEFTQLDVEASFVDQDDIISLAEEILVELWKLIGYDIQTPIPRMTYKEAMEKYGSDKPDLRFDIPLVECTEFFKDTTFRVFNAEYVGAVVMEGGASQPRRQLDAWQEWAKQRGAKGLAYILVQEDGELTGPVAKNITDEEKAGIAEHVGARPGDCIFFAAGETKASRALLGSARGEIARKLDLIKDGDWAFTWVVDAPLFEPAADATASGDVALGHSKWTAVHHAFTSPKPEYLDNFEENPGEALAYAYDIVCNGNEIGGGSIRIHEHDVQKRVFEVMGITDEEAEEKFGFLLDAFQYGAPPHGGIAFGWDRIVSLLGGFESIRDVIAFPKSGGGVDPLTDAPAPIPAEQRKETGVDFKPKKNEENKAADAADAN
- the ypfJ gene encoding KPN_02809 family neutral zinc metallopeptidase; the protein is MTFRGDYAQGQGANVNTSSGSGRGGGGLGNGAMMLLPLLLRGGGGGAVILVVLGLLYFSGAFNGILGGGGDESQSQSQGNYTLEHCQEEGSSNEYDDCRAAATFTSAQKIWGDILPQQANVDFQPAEMTIFKNNVTSGCGFASADTGPFYCPRDTTAYLDVSFFEDLGQLGGSNGPLAQEYATAHEYGHHIQNLEGTLGLSDYKNPGADSAAVAIELQADCYAGIWAKYASEDGVLEPITDQQLQEALQTAQSIGDDNIQRRSGGDVDPDAWTHGSSEQRAEAFKSGYESGKMASCDTLNRGVYTS
- a CDS encoding CBS domain-containing protein; its protein translation is MSNVEQNRAVPFLAAFNSIEKFLRDELDAKRSDSFSWMARIAAKHGVITREQSETLQEFADLRNAISHGEYDDLRPIAEPLPETVDEIERLRDTIISPTLALEVVSNQRVVSFSPDTDIHEPLQTIAEDGLAQFPVYDGGECVGLLTTNAIARWVAVELTADDRIPATTVGDVLQHCGKLDQPIFLPRTVTAAGAVEALSTPLDSGAVPRLAILTEHGKPTQKPISVLAASDIPALTQAQ
- a CDS encoding L-serine ammonia-lyase, which produces MSANFVSVVDLFSIGIGPSSSHTVGPMRASIVFVDKLDALPAKVRIELRGSLAATGVGHGTDRAALLGLVGYTPTTTSADVAPKPGEPIPSTGTITGPDGTVEYELRFDPAPVAAHPNCLIFDAWDAEGNVLAEREDYYSVGGGFIQDRWEMEEHRDETGVAAAREIPSVPYPFDTAAELMQRCRESGLTVAEIMRANEESIHGKAKLDAHLDAVWDVMQECVAHGLKTEGTLPGGLNVRRRANRLHRLLTAEYEASSARGLDAMEWVNLYALAVNEENAAHGQVVTAPTNGAAGIIPSVMHYCRDFTDDFDVVRAREFLLTAGAIGSIIKTNASISGAEVGCQGEVGSASSMAAAGMCAVLGGTPDQVENAAEIALEHNLGLTCDPVGGLVQVPCIERNAIGGVKAINAARLAKLGDGTNIVTLDDVVETMAATGRDMMTQYKETSMGGLAVQLGLPVNITEC
- the hisS gene encoding histidine--tRNA ligase, with translation MSENKTEQFQKLSAPKGVPDYVPPESSAFIHVRDEFARQARLAGYQHIELPVFEDTTLFARGVGESTDVVSKEMYTFEDRGGRSVTLRPEGTAGVMRAFIEHNMDRGYLPVKLNYYGPFFRYERPQAGRYRQLQQVGIEAIGIDDPLLDAEVIALADRSYRAIGLSGFRLEITSLGDKNCRPAYREKLQQFLFDLPLDEETRHRAEINPLRVLDDKRESVREMTADAPLMLDHLCDDCRAHFDTVVAALDAFGVPYEINPRMVRGLDYYTKTTFEFVHDGLGAQSGIGGGGRYDGLMAQIGGPDLSGIGYGLGVDRAVLALEAEGVELEEAAHRVDVFGIAIGDEARDRMSKLIDELRAAGISADMAYGKRGLKGSMKGADRAGARFALVLGERELEAGEVAVKNLDAHSQESVELSAEAVKRAIGQ